One part of the Raphanus sativus cultivar WK10039 chromosome 7, ASM80110v3, whole genome shotgun sequence genome encodes these proteins:
- the LOC108814975 gene encoding uncharacterized protein LOC108814975 — MARPNNKNTSLNYNHILQKDPSSSYSSVARSKGRMLVLTKPSPKPLKSYAAASTTTATAPPPLSPAPRTPDQANSDPDPNQISLRPLGHTGPVSSLSFPSRTQESDKNISSPALTSVSPKPDRFVPPHLRPGFVRKDEKPVPASSSSILGLPHQEQQQPRQGYSGYGHTGRPKSGGYERIRSDPDYLGRPRSSGNRPGTSG, encoded by the coding sequence ATGGCGAGACCCAACAACAAAAACACCTCCCTTAACTACAACCACATCCTCCAAAAAGATCCTTCTTCCTCTTACTCCTCTGTTGCTCGTTCCAAAGGCCGTATGCTCGTCCTCACCAAACCTTCCCCCAAACCCCTCAAATCTTACGCCGCTGCGTCCACGACTACCGCCACTGCCCCTCCTCCCCTCTCTCCGGCTCCGAGGACTCCGGATCAAGCAAACTCTGATCCAGATCCAAATCAGATCTCTCTCCGTCCCTTAGGTCATACCGGACCTGTTTCCTCGCTGTCCTTCCCTTCTCGGACTCAGGAATCCGACAAAAACATATCTTCTCCGGCTCTGACGTCCGTTTCCCCGAAACCTGACCGGTTTGTTCCTCCGCATCTTAGGCCAGGGTTTGTCCGGAAAGACGAGAAACCTGTacccgcttcttcttcttcgatcctGGGGTTGCCTCACCAAGAACAGCAACAACCGCGGCAGGGATATTCAGGGTATGGACACACCGGGCGACCCAAATCGGGTGGGTATGAGAGGATTCGATCCGATCCAGATTACTTGGGTCGACCAAGATCGAGCGGGAACCGACCCGGCACCTCCGGATGA
- the LOC108818491 gene encoding kinetochore protein NDC80 homolog gives MRGKATGKRKATDIFGGAPPPPPPSVEHHRHLVNSRDSDASFASSRPSSVGLSRDLQHSDRSHQIRSINTFLASHNFPISLRANPVPPVKDISETLKFLLSTVDCPCDTLKWDEDVVFFLKSINCPLKLTKSTLRAPNSPHNWPNVLAVANWLVQYARFHQHLSSNSFPNSDANSMQSFGLQSFRHFIRNEDDLVNELDSDFLGKLEAEKASMAETISNCENASGELEAKLDALRKGPSKKEALERVKADLEKDVNKFRTMVTERSERTRGMEKVVEMKEREVIAKEEERERISEENKELKKSVEEQSFNVRDVERMKRELVAVERDVSEGEEARDGWEQKAWELNSRISNQFHQIQTMAIDCNQAMRRLKVDVQFVVNERGVEPGEVMGVDYKAVVKPALCSLYDGIKEGSMKKVEELVTLQEQASEMASKIESRKRILGSIQLQINEVEEKMRVVKKEAQELAAKCDLEVKTMAGGVKTEEVNLEVVEKEAAEILKGSEVRLEEEAKQSEAEVQATAAKLFALIDAISKHKEYMDSKILEVKTRVEDTASAVSEIYKASFKKHFGGSC, from the coding sequence atGAGAGGCAAAGCGACCGGAAAGAGAAAAGCGACGGACATATTCGGCGGAGCGCCGCCGCCACCACCACCTTCAGTAGAACACCACCGTCACCTCGTAAACTCAAGAGACTCCGACGCCAGTTTCGCAAGCAGCCGTCCATCATCAGTCGGGCTAAGCCGAGATCTACAACACTCGGACAGATCTCACCAAATCCGATCAATCAACACCTTCCTCGCCTCACACAACTTCCCCATCTCCCTCCGCGCCAACCCCGTCCCTCCCGTCAAAGATATCTCCGAAACCCTAAAGTTCCTCCTCTCCACCGTCGATTGCCCCTGCGACACTCTCAAGTGGGACGAGGACGTCGTCTTCTTCCTCAAATCGATTAACTGCCCCCTCAAGCTCACCAAATCGACCCTCCGCGCTCCCAACTCGCCTCACAACTGGCCTAACGTCCTCGCCGTTGCTAACTGGTTGGTTCAGTACGCTCGTTTTCATCAGCATCTATCCTCCAACTCATTCCCTAACTCCGATGCTAACTCCATGCAATCCTTCGGGTTACAGAGCTTCCGCCACTTCATCCGCAACGAGGACGACTTGGTTAACGAACTAGACTCCGATTTCTTGGGGAAGTTAGAAGCGGAGAAGGCTAGTATGGCCGAGACTATCTCCAACTGTGAGAACGCGTCTGGCGAGTTGGAGGCGAAACTCGATGCGCTGAGGAAAGGCCCCTCGAAGAAAGAGGCTCTTGAGAGAGTCAAAGCCGATCTTGAGAAAGATGTTAACAAGTTCCGTACCATGGTTACGGAACGTAGCGAGAGGACTCGTGGGATGGAGAAGGTTGTGGAGATGAAAGAGAGGGAGGTGATAGCGAAGGAGGAAGAGAGGGAGAGGATCTCTGAGGAGAATAAGGAGCTGAAGAAGAGCGTGGAGGAACAGAGTTTTAACGTGAGAGATGTTGAGAGGATGAAGAGAGAGTTGGTGGCTGTGGAGAGAGATGTTTCGGAGGGTGAGGAAGCTAGAGATGGTTGGGAGCAGAAAGCTTGGGAACTTAACTCGAGGATTAGTAATCAGTTTCATCAGATTCAGACGATGGCTATTGATTGTAACCAAGCTATGAGGAGATTGAAGGTGGATGTTCAGTTCGTTGTGAATGAGAGAGGGGTGGAGCCTGGAGAGGTGATGGGTGTGGACTATAAAGCTGTAGTGAAGCCAGCTCTTTGTTCTTTGTATGATGGGATTAAAGAAGGGTCGATGAAGAAGGTGGAGGAGCTTGTTACATTACAAGAACAGGCGTCTGAAATGGCGTCCAAGATTGAATCAAGAAAGCGTATTCTCGGGTCGATTCAGCTGCAGATCAATGAAGTGGAGGAGAAGATGAGGGTAGTGAAGAAGGAAGCTCAGGAGTTGGCTGCAAAATGCGACTTGGAGGTGAAAACAATGGCGGGGGGCGTGAAAACTGAGGAGGTGAATCTTGAAGTCGTGGAGAAAGAAGCTGCGGAGATATTGAAAGGTTCTGAGGTTAGATTGGAAGAAGAGGCGAAGCAGAGTGAAGCGGAGGTCCAAGCTACTGCTGCCAAGCTCTTTGCGCTTATCGACGCGATATCTAAACATAAAGAGTATATGGATTCGAAGATCTTGGAGGTGAAAACTCGTGTTGAGGATACTGCCAGTGCTGTTTCGGAGATATATAAAGCGAGCTTCAAGAAGCACTTTGGTGGTAGTTGTTAG